From a region of the Paenibacillus sp. FSL R10-2734 genome:
- a CDS encoding ABC transporter substrate-binding protein codes for MRKFKGLLMTSLVLIIMLTGCTSKNTAEPSTSQTSSTSTDEQKQDDSSQNLDPVELTWYQNMGTKMKDEKLVIDELNKYLKEKINTTVNLVVMTNDDFTTKIPLIMSTGQPYDVVFTAGWVNQYLPNVAKGAFAPMNELLDEYGKETKDFIPKAMWDAVSVKGQIYGVPSYKEVGHQYGLFINTDIADKYGYDLTKVKKIEDLEPYFKDLKQKDPSIIPFTGLTADMILGAEHLTGDWDLPAVAKVDTTNTYASQSAEVFNQYATPEYAAFTELQHQWWVAGYLPKDTVKYNEEGKITADDKAGKIFAWPIGYAPGYETTYATQVGHGVTYIPLANPIFETSDVFGGLQAISANSKHKDRAMMLLNLVNTDKYVGTLLRHGIEGTHYVMKGDQLDRSAVAGIDAKNHPYDYTFGWQWGTVFNQTWDVSYPANIVDIFKKFNDASIPTSHLGFNFDATPVQTEIAALQNVVKEFKKPLDYGMVDPKTYLPKFIDKLKANGADKLTAEVQKQVEAWKATQK; via the coding sequence ATGAGAAAGTTCAAAGGGCTACTTATGACATCACTGGTTCTAATTATTATGTTAACTGGATGTACGAGTAAGAATACTGCGGAGCCATCTACTTCTCAAACATCATCTACTTCAACAGACGAGCAGAAGCAAGATGATTCTTCCCAAAATCTAGACCCTGTCGAATTAACTTGGTATCAGAATATGGGTACTAAAATGAAAGATGAGAAATTGGTAATTGATGAATTGAATAAATATTTAAAAGAAAAGATCAATACAACGGTGAATCTCGTCGTCATGACGAACGATGATTTTACTACAAAAATACCGCTGATCATGTCCACGGGTCAACCGTATGACGTTGTATTTACAGCGGGGTGGGTTAATCAATACTTACCTAACGTAGCAAAAGGTGCATTTGCACCGATGAATGAGCTTCTTGATGAATATGGTAAAGAAACGAAGGATTTTATCCCCAAAGCGATGTGGGATGCCGTTAGTGTGAAAGGACAAATCTATGGCGTTCCAAGCTATAAAGAGGTGGGTCACCAATACGGCTTGTTTATTAACACGGATATTGCGGATAAGTATGGTTATGACTTGACGAAAGTGAAGAAAATTGAGGATTTAGAACCATACTTTAAAGATTTGAAACAGAAGGATCCTAGTATCATCCCTTTTACAGGCTTAACAGCAGATATGATACTAGGTGCTGAACATTTAACAGGGGACTGGGATTTGCCTGCAGTTGCTAAGGTGGATACAACGAATACTTATGCATCACAATCTGCCGAGGTATTTAATCAATATGCAACACCAGAGTACGCCGCATTTACAGAGCTGCAACATCAGTGGTGGGTCGCTGGATACTTGCCAAAAGATACTGTGAAGTATAACGAAGAAGGTAAGATTACGGCGGATGATAAAGCGGGTAAAATCTTTGCCTGGCCGATTGGCTATGCCCCAGGCTATGAAACGACATATGCGACTCAGGTTGGTCATGGCGTCACCTATATTCCGCTAGCGAATCCTATTTTTGAAACATCCGATGTTTTTGGTGGATTACAAGCCATTTCCGCGAATTCTAAGCATAAGGATCGCGCGATGATGCTATTGAACCTCGTAAATACGGATAAGTATGTTGGAACGCTTTTACGCCATGGTATTGAAGGGACACATTATGTCATGAAGGGGGATCAATTGGATCGTTCTGCAGTAGCTGGCATTGATGCAAAAAATCATCCATATGATTATACATTTGGCTGGCAGTGGGGAACAGTATTCAATCAAACATGGGACGTTTCTTATCCTGCTAATATCGTAGACATATTTAAGAAATTTAATGATGCATCTATCCCGACATCACATCTTGGTTTCAATTTTGATGCTACACCGGTTCAGACGGAAATTGCTGCATTGCAGAACGTAGTGAAAGAGTTTAAAAAGCCTTTGGATTATGGAATGGTCGATCCGAAGACGTACCTACCAAAATTTATCGATAAGCTAAAAGCGAACGGTGCGGATAAGTTGACTGCAGAAGTACAGAAACAGGTAGAGGCATGGAAGGCAACACAAAAGTAA
- a CDS encoding carbohydrate ABC transporter permease, with amino-acid sequence MAVARRKHYSINSVSLPWSIIMHGLMLIFTLICILPVILVLVVSFTSEQDLNTYGYQFFPKAFSLEAYEFLFKTGDQILQSYIISIIVTVGGTLLSLVVMSMFAYTLSRKDFKYGKALSFFTFFTMLFSGGLVPSYMVNTSLLHLDDTIWALILPYTVNAFYVIILRTFFATTISHDIIESAKIDGAREWTIFTRIIVPLSKPGLATIGLFSVIGYWNDWFLGLLYINDAKLVPIQYLLMKMQSSLDFIKQNSQLANSADGIQLALNSPTESGRMALTVLVMVPILFAYPFFQKFFVKGLTLGSVKG; translated from the coding sequence ATGGCAGTAGCTCGTAGAAAACACTATTCAATTAACTCCGTGTCGTTACCCTGGAGTATTATAATGCACGGCTTGATGCTCATCTTTACGCTGATATGCATCCTGCCTGTGATACTCGTCCTTGTCGTTTCTTTTACAAGTGAACAGGACTTAAATACGTATGGATATCAATTTTTCCCGAAGGCATTTAGTCTCGAAGCGTACGAATTTTTGTTCAAGACAGGGGATCAGATCCTTCAGTCATATATTATTTCCATTATCGTAACTGTCGGAGGTACCCTTCTGAGCCTCGTCGTGATGTCTATGTTCGCCTACACTCTCTCACGCAAGGATTTTAAATACGGGAAAGCATTATCCTTTTTCACCTTCTTCACGATGTTATTTAGTGGAGGACTAGTACCTTCCTATATGGTTAACACCTCATTATTACATCTCGATGATACAATTTGGGCGTTAATTCTACCGTATACTGTAAACGCATTTTATGTCATTATTCTTCGAACCTTTTTTGCAACGACAATTTCACACGATATTATTGAATCAGCCAAAATAGACGGTGCACGGGAATGGACGATATTTACACGGATTATCGTGCCTCTATCGAAGCCGGGATTGGCGACAATCGGTTTGTTCAGCGTCATTGGTTATTGGAATGATTGGTTTTTAGGACTGCTCTATATCAATGATGCGAAGCTGGTGCCCATTCAATATTTATTGATGAAAATGCAGAGTAGTCTCGATTTCATTAAGCAGAATTCGCAGCTTGCTAATTCGGCTGACGGTATTCAATTAGCACTTAATTCTCCGACAGAGAGTGGTAGGATGGCATTAACGGTATTGGTTATGGTTCCGATCTTATTTGCTTATCCGTTCTTCCAGAAGTTCTTTGTCAAAGGATTGACGCTGGGTAGTGTCAAAGGCTGA
- a CDS encoding ABC transporter permease subunit has product MALPAIIFLIIFNYLPMFGVVLAFKQYNYTDGIFASPWSGFENFKFLFATSDAWNITRNTLLYNALFIVLGLILSVALAIVFNEIKSRFMSRMYQVLTIMPYFLSWVVAGFIFYAFLNVDKGYLNSLLQSLGFDPIAWYSETKYWPYILVFAHLWKSIGYTSVIYLASIMSISSEYYEAAVIDGASKWKQIWHITIPALKPMMIILTILAIGKIFYADFGLFFQVPRDSGQLYEVTQVIDTYVYNGLKTLGNIGMSAAANFYQSIIGFVLVLVSNLVVRKIDKEQALF; this is encoded by the coding sequence ATGGCGCTTCCAGCAATCATTTTTCTTATTATATTTAACTACTTGCCGATGTTTGGGGTCGTTCTAGCATTCAAACAGTATAATTATACGGATGGAATTTTTGCCAGCCCGTGGTCCGGTTTCGAGAACTTCAAATTTTTGTTTGCTACAAGTGATGCTTGGAATATTACGCGCAACACCTTGTTGTATAACGCTCTATTTATTGTATTAGGATTGATTCTGTCGGTTGCTCTAGCTATTGTCTTTAACGAGATTAAGAGTAGATTTATGTCGAGAATGTATCAAGTGCTCACCATTATGCCGTACTTCCTCTCGTGGGTTGTAGCTGGTTTTATCTTTTACGCATTTCTGAATGTCGATAAGGGGTATTTGAATTCATTGCTTCAATCCCTGGGATTTGACCCCATAGCGTGGTATTCAGAGACAAAATATTGGCCGTATATTCTAGTCTTCGCTCACCTATGGAAGTCCATTGGATATACCAGTGTCATTTACCTTGCCTCCATTATGAGTATTTCAAGTGAATATTATGAAGCTGCTGTGATCGATGGTGCTTCGAAATGGAAGCAGATTTGGCATATTACGATTCCTGCACTCAAGCCGATGATGATTATTCTAACGATTCTAGCCATAGGCAAAATCTTTTACGCAGATTTCGGGTTGTTCTTCCAGGTTCCTCGTGATTCTGGGCAACTGTACGAAGTGACACAAGTAATCGATACCTATGTATACAACGGGCTTAAGACGTTAGGGAATATCGGGATGTCGGCTGCCGCGAACTTCTACCAGTCCATCATAGGATTTGTGTTAGTGCTAGTATCCAATCTGGTTGTCCGAAAAATCGATAAAGAGCAAGCACTATTTTAG